One genomic window of Borreliella burgdorferi B31 includes the following:
- the glpK gene encoding glycerol kinase GlpK, protein MKYILSIDQGTTSSRAMVFDKNANIKGFAQKEFTQIYPQPSWVEHDPTEIWGSQLGVITEAMANARILPNEIDAIGITNQRETTVIWEKNTGKPIYNAIVWQDRRTAKICDQLKKEGKDKIILEKTGLVLDSYFSGTKIMWILDNVEGARQRAENGELCFGTIDTWILWNLTQKKEHATDYSNASRTLLLNIKTLEWDDELLSILNVPRAILPELKESSTIYGKTDKALFGAEIPIAGIAGDQFAATFGQACLKKGMAKNTYGTGCFLTVNIGKEPIISHDKLLTSIAWGRKKSVTYVLEGSVFIGGAVIQWLRDGLEFFRKSSDAEALASSVSDNGGVYFVPAFVGLGAPHWDSYARGTIIGITRGSTKAHITRAALESIAFQSFDILNTMKKSIPNFEIQELRVDGGASQNNLLMQFQADLLECKVVRPKITETTALGAAYLAGLATGYWQSAEEIVSLWQVDKIFEPSMPKNQKEKLLENWNKAVGKAKSWIQNSHSS, encoded by the coding sequence ATGAAATACATTTTATCTATTGATCAAGGTACTACTAGCTCGAGAGCAATGGTATTTGATAAAAATGCAAACATAAAGGGGTTTGCTCAAAAAGAATTTACTCAAATTTATCCACAACCAAGTTGGGTGGAACATGATCCTACAGAAATATGGGGCTCACAACTTGGAGTTATAACAGAAGCTATGGCAAATGCAAGAATTTTGCCCAATGAAATTGACGCTATTGGAATAACTAATCAAAGAGAAACTACGGTTATATGGGAAAAAAATACAGGAAAGCCCATCTACAATGCAATAGTATGGCAAGACAGAAGAACTGCAAAAATTTGTGACCAATTAAAAAAAGAAGGAAAAGATAAAATTATTTTGGAAAAAACAGGCTTGGTGCTAGATTCTTATTTTAGTGGAACAAAAATAATGTGGATATTGGATAATGTAGAAGGTGCCAGACAAAGAGCCGAAAATGGCGAATTATGCTTTGGAACAATAGATACATGGATATTGTGGAACCTGACTCAAAAAAAAGAACATGCAACCGATTACTCTAATGCTTCAAGAACATTATTATTAAACATTAAAACATTAGAGTGGGATGATGAACTTTTAAGCATATTAAATGTTCCAAGGGCAATTTTGCCTGAACTTAAAGAAAGTTCTACAATATACGGCAAAACAGACAAAGCACTATTTGGAGCAGAAATTCCTATTGCAGGAATTGCTGGGGATCAATTTGCAGCAACATTTGGACAAGCCTGCCTTAAAAAGGGTATGGCCAAAAACACTTATGGAACTGGCTGCTTCTTAACGGTTAATATAGGAAAAGAACCAATCATTAGCCACGACAAGCTTTTAACTTCAATTGCATGGGGAAGAAAAAAATCTGTAACCTACGTTCTTGAAGGAAGTGTTTTTATTGGAGGAGCTGTAATCCAGTGGTTAAGAGACGGTCTTGAATTTTTCAGAAAAAGCTCAGATGCAGAAGCGTTGGCAAGCTCTGTCTCAGATAATGGTGGAGTTTATTTTGTGCCAGCATTTGTTGGGCTTGGTGCACCTCACTGGGATTCTTATGCAAGAGGAACAATCATCGGAATAACAAGAGGCTCAACAAAAGCTCACATTACAAGAGCTGCTCTTGAGAGCATCGCATTTCAAAGCTTCGATATACTAAATACCATGAAAAAATCCATTCCCAACTTTGAAATTCAAGAATTAAGAGTAGACGGGGGAGCAAGTCAAAACAATCTATTAATGCAATTTCAAGCTGATCTTTTAGAATGTAAAGTTGTAAGACCAAAAATAACAGAAACAACCGCTCTTGGCGCTGCTTATCTTGCAGGACTTGCAACGGGTTATTGGCAAAGCGCCGAAGAAATCGTAAGCCTTTGGCAAGTAGACAAGATATTTGAACCTTCAATGCCAAAAAATCAAAAAGAAAAGCTTCTTGAGAATTGGAACAAAGCGGTTGGAAAAGCAAAATCCTGGATACAGAATTCTCATAGTTCATAA
- a CDS encoding glycerol-3-phosphate dehydrogenase/oxidase, with product MEEYLNFMNNNKETKLKDLENQEFDLIIIGGGATGLGIAVDAITRGYKAILIEKFDYAKGTSSRSSKLIHGGVRYLAQWNISLVKEALREKAILEKNAPHLINECALITPIYNVLEIPYYYFGLSYYHNLMGKEKTTKYKTKLLSKKSTIEKAPNIKTEGLKCSVLYYDDSFDDARMAITLLRTFTEKGGIALNYTELKKFNKENGKLSGVLIQNKLSKEQISLKSKCIINATGIFSDEIRRLDDEKALNIIKPSQGSHLVVKKDKFPKNHAILIPKTSDNRILFAIPWYDSVVCGSTDIPIKEIEEEPKRFEEEIDFIINNLNNYLNIKIEKSDVKSVYTGIRPLIMDPKAQGNTSKISRNEKIFISDSNLITIAGGKYTTYRKMAEKTLLKAIEQNLIPNRAPTTEDLKLHGYLKKEEAMKIPEPFRAYGSDFEILKNMEGFDKKIHENLDLNEAQIDFSIKFEQAKTIEDVLARRTRSLPLNPQATIEAAPRVAEIMMEKLNKSEEWKNEQIKNFLEISKKYLI from the coding sequence ATGGAGGAATATTTAAATTTCATGAATAATAACAAAGAAACAAAATTAAAAGATCTTGAAAATCAAGAATTTGATCTTATAATAATTGGAGGGGGCGCAACAGGTCTTGGCATTGCGGTAGACGCAATTACAAGGGGGTATAAAGCAATACTTATAGAAAAATTTGATTATGCAAAAGGAACTTCCTCTAGATCAAGCAAATTAATTCACGGTGGAGTAAGATATTTAGCCCAATGGAATATTTCTTTAGTTAAAGAAGCTTTGCGCGAAAAAGCCATTCTTGAGAAAAATGCACCCCATTTAATTAACGAATGTGCACTTATCACGCCTATTTATAATGTTTTAGAAATACCTTATTATTATTTTGGATTAAGTTACTACCACAATCTTATGGGTAAAGAAAAAACTACTAAATACAAAACTAAATTACTATCCAAAAAATCTACCATTGAAAAAGCTCCCAATATTAAAACAGAGGGCCTTAAATGCTCTGTTCTATATTACGATGATTCATTCGATGATGCTAGAATGGCAATAACATTGTTAAGAACCTTTACCGAAAAAGGAGGCATTGCCCTTAACTATACAGAACTTAAAAAATTCAACAAAGAAAACGGAAAGCTTTCGGGAGTTCTTATACAAAATAAATTGTCAAAAGAACAAATTTCATTAAAAAGCAAATGCATAATAAACGCAACAGGAATATTTTCAGATGAAATAAGAAGGTTGGATGATGAAAAAGCCTTAAACATCATTAAACCTTCCCAAGGTAGCCATTTAGTAGTCAAAAAAGACAAATTTCCCAAAAATCATGCAATATTAATACCTAAAACTAGTGATAATAGGATTTTATTCGCTATTCCTTGGTATGATAGTGTTGTTTGTGGAAGCACTGACATTCCAATAAAAGAGATAGAAGAAGAACCCAAAAGATTTGAAGAAGAGATTGACTTTATAATAAATAATTTAAATAACTATTTAAATATTAAAATAGAAAAATCAGATGTAAAAAGTGTATATACCGGAATAAGGCCATTAATAATGGATCCAAAAGCTCAAGGAAACACTTCAAAAATCTCAAGAAACGAAAAAATATTTATATCAGATTCAAATCTTATTACAATAGCGGGGGGGAAATATACCACATATAGAAAAATGGCAGAAAAAACCTTGCTTAAGGCCATAGAACAAAATTTAATACCAAATCGTGCACCAACTACAGAAGATTTAAAGTTGCACGGCTACCTTAAAAAAGAAGAAGCAATGAAAATTCCTGAACCTTTTAGAGCTTATGGCAGCGACTTTGAAATTCTAAAAAATATGGAGGGTTTTGACAAAAAAATACACGAAAACTTGGATTTAAATGAAGCTCAAATAGATTTTTCAATTAAATTTGAACAAGCCAAAACTATTGAGGATGTTTTAGCAAGAAGAACAAGATCACTACCTTTAAATCCTCAAGCTACAATTGAGGCTGCTCCAAGAGTTGCTGAAATAATGATGGAAAAATTAAATAAATCTGAAGAGTGGAAAAATGAACAAATAAAAAACTTTTTAGAAATAAGTAAAAAATATTTAATTTAA
- a CDS encoding YaaR family protein: MKVNNLIAGALNLNSKDYKKSGKKVSFDKNNLFSSIFQAESVKEDKHFILLENGEFNLDLIKSMLDGINETGERLLSEPSRQNVIFYKKVISEFISIIISSSVCLKEQKGGNLGDPKRPKYRIIKIINDKLDKLAYSVLQNQMTQIKLLDSIEEIQGLLVNLLM, encoded by the coding sequence ATGAAAGTAAATAATTTAATTGCTGGGGCATTAAATCTTAATTCAAAAGATTATAAAAAAAGTGGCAAAAAGGTGTCTTTTGATAAGAACAATCTTTTTTCTTCGATATTTCAGGCTGAAAGTGTCAAAGAGGATAAGCATTTTATTTTACTTGAAAATGGAGAATTTAATCTTGATTTAATTAAAAGTATGTTAGATGGAATTAATGAGACTGGTGAGAGACTTTTGAGTGAGCCTTCCAGACAAAATGTTATTTTTTACAAAAAAGTTATTTCAGAGTTTATATCCATTATTATATCATCTTCTGTTTGTTTGAAAGAGCAAAAAGGGGGAAATTTAGGAGATCCCAAGCGCCCCAAGTATAGAATTATTAAGATTATTAACGACAAGTTAGACAAACTTGCTTATTCTGTTTTACAAAATCAAATGACTCAGATTAAACTTTTGGATAGCATTGAAGAGATTCAAGGCTTGCTTGTGAATTTGCTAATGTGA
- a CDS encoding bactofilin family protein has protein sequence MLNFLTVKKERKAPSLFIFDEIKTIVGVGDFFKGDLVSNNFIRLDGDFIGTISSTKRVIIGESGRVKSSIDANELVISGMVVGNIYAKSKIKIFASGCVIGNISCKSIEVEEGAIIDGYMDIGAEYLRAPERNTFFYTGSYKVNEDLLIEINKVHQEEKKSFQLLEGKDDKYFSSVVNKIDESK, from the coding sequence ATGTTAAATTTTTTGACTGTAAAAAAAGAAAGAAAAGCCCCGTCTTTGTTTATTTTTGATGAAATAAAAACAATAGTGGGCGTTGGTGATTTTTTTAAAGGAGACTTAGTTTCAAATAATTTTATTCGGCTTGATGGTGATTTTATAGGCACCATTAGCTCTACTAAAAGAGTAATTATTGGGGAGAGTGGTAGAGTTAAATCTAGCATTGATGCTAATGAACTTGTTATTTCTGGAATGGTTGTGGGTAATATTTATGCTAAAAGCAAGATTAAAATATTTGCATCAGGGTGTGTTATTGGAAATATTTCTTGTAAGTCAATTGAAGTTGAAGAGGGCGCTATTATTGATGGGTATATGGATATTGGCGCTGAGTATCTTAGAGCTCCTGAAAGAAATACATTTTTTTATACTGGTTCTTACAAGGTTAATGAAGATCTTTTAATTGAAATCAATAAGGTGCATCAAGAAGAAAAAAAGTCTTTTCAACTTTTAGAAGGTAAAGATGATAAATATTTTTCAAGTGTTGTGAACAAAATAGATGAAAGTAAATAA
- a CDS encoding M23 family metallopeptidase: protein MKKRIRFKIILGFKGILKFFLVIYNSLFIALKAIHSFFKQNISFIVIPHVKGNVKNIKISFLTLFFFSTFFLGGFIGFVLLAVNYVTLSSIVKSTEKNYSLAESEIEDFRNTVVEINSVAKNFSKVLDELKTSLKINSNGVDLNKNKLDGDLSDFIDLQILEANSIKELSDLKNIKSKIESSIPPLKSIVKVLHAQDKLLNDIPSLWPLAGGSGIITLHFGPAIEPFTRQWYIHKGIDLGGVRIGTPIVATADGEVVRASYQSAGYGNFVQIKHKYGLATLYAHMSRLNTSKGSYVKKGQIIGFMGQTGYATGPHVHYEVRVGSQVINPDMYLNLATGASK from the coding sequence ATGAAGAAAAGAATTAGATTTAAGATTATTTTGGGTTTTAAAGGAATTTTAAAGTTTTTTTTAGTTATTTATAATTCTTTGTTTATAGCCCTTAAAGCCATACATTCTTTTTTTAAGCAAAATATTAGTTTTATTGTTATTCCCCATGTTAAAGGGAATGTCAAAAATATTAAAATTTCTTTTTTGACTTTATTTTTCTTTTCTACTTTTTTTTTAGGCGGTTTTATAGGGTTTGTTTTACTTGCTGTTAATTACGTTACTCTCTCATCAATTGTGAAGTCTACAGAGAAAAATTACTCTTTAGCAGAATCTGAGATTGAAGATTTTAGAAATACAGTTGTAGAAATTAATTCTGTTGCAAAAAATTTTTCTAAAGTTTTAGATGAACTTAAAACCTCTTTAAAAATCAATTCTAATGGTGTTGATTTAAATAAAAATAAACTAGATGGAGATCTTTCTGATTTTATTGATTTGCAAATTTTAGAAGCTAATTCAATAAAAGAGCTTAGTGATCTTAAAAATATTAAAAGCAAAATAGAAAGTTCAATTCCTCCTCTTAAAAGCATAGTTAAAGTCTTGCACGCCCAAGACAAGCTTTTAAATGATATTCCTTCTCTTTGGCCTCTTGCGGGTGGATCTGGAATTATTACTTTGCATTTTGGTCCTGCTATTGAGCCTTTTACTAGGCAATGGTATATTCACAAAGGCATAGATCTTGGGGGAGTCAGAATTGGAACTCCTATTGTTGCAACTGCTGATGGGGAAGTTGTTAGGGCAAGTTATCAGTCAGCAGGCTATGGTAATTTTGTTCAAATTAAGCATAAGTATGGACTTGCAACTCTTTATGCGCATATGTCGCGGCTTAATACTTCTAAAGGGTCTTATGTTAAAAAGGGGCAGATAATTGGATTTATGGGGCAGACAGGTTATGCAACAGGTCCACACGTTCATTATGAGGTTCGTGTAGGTTCTCAAGTTATTAATCCCGATATGTATTTAAATTTAGCAACAGGAGCTTCAAAATAG
- the rdgB gene encoding RdgB/HAM1 family non-canonical purine NTP pyrophosphatase, whose protein sequence is MKTLFFATTNENKINEVKNILDIPNLNLIVPQNFNIKETGKTFKENSLLKAKALFEILNNNQNVFGEDSGLCIEALNLEPGIYSKRYDTYKLCKKLSTNEKNQLILDLMKNEKNRKAYFICNISYISKNGQILNFEGIIKGKIALSLNDKKNYGFGYDSIFLTKNNKKLSDLTLEEKNKISHRGIAFLKFKKFLLKSLFNS, encoded by the coding sequence ATGAAAACACTATTTTTTGCAACAACAAATGAAAATAAAATAAATGAAGTAAAAAATATATTAGATATACCTAATTTAAACTTAATAGTCCCTCAAAATTTTAACATAAAAGAAACAGGAAAAACATTTAAAGAAAACTCTTTACTTAAAGCAAAAGCACTGTTTGAAATTTTAAATAACAATCAAAATGTTTTCGGAGAAGATTCTGGGCTGTGCATTGAGGCACTAAACTTGGAACCTGGAATTTACTCTAAAAGATATGACACTTATAAGCTATGTAAAAAATTAAGCACTAATGAAAAAAATCAACTAATTTTGGACTTAATGAAAAATGAAAAAAACAGAAAAGCATATTTTATATGCAACATAAGCTATATATCAAAAAATGGGCAAATATTAAATTTTGAAGGAATTATTAAGGGAAAAATTGCCTTAAGTTTAAATGACAAGAAAAACTATGGATTTGGGTATGATTCAATATTTTTAACTAAAAATAATAAAAAGCTTAGTGATCTAACACTTGAAGAAAAAAACAAAATATCCCACAGAGGAATAGCATTTTTAAAATTTAAAAAATTTTTACTAAAATCTTTATTCAATAGTTAA
- the pepF gene encoding oligoendopeptidase F — protein sequence MINRNEINENDKWDLSFLFANEEEYVKTINAIEIKTKEFKKYEKLELNFDLFKETLNKYYEIMEDLEKVSYYAMLQLETDVTNKDSNKIYSICVNLATKVSNTTSYFMPKILKTDEKKIQAWINDPELKDKKIAIEKILREKKHILSEQEEKILANYTPLYTSYQSIFSALTNADMEFGEINKHPLTNSTYTLFLQNEDQKIRKEAFLRFYQKYKNNENTLANLIISDFKKNHFIAKTRRFQNTFSMQLFSNNIDKKVYTNLIETVNENLPVLNDYYEFRKKVLNQEYLYHYDVYVPLTKGIIFKNSFEDACEKILKSLEVLGNEYTKILRNGLLKERWVDKYENTGKRSGAFSAGSYNGKPYILLNYKDESIRDMFTLAHEAGHSMHSYFSIKNNPFPHYNYSIFEAEIASIINEQILAEYLLKNETDTNKIKYIKLTQIDDMISTFFRQTMFAEFEYIIHEMISKEEPVVKETLTETYMNLLKKYFGPSLKFDELSPLECLRIPHFYSPFYVYQYATGIAAALSIYKGIKENKKDAVENYIKFLKTGGSKYPLDSLNITGVDLTKKATIENTINIFKCRLEEIKKIFQ from the coding sequence GTGATAAATAGAAATGAAATCAATGAGAATGATAAATGGGATTTATCTTTTCTATTTGCAAATGAAGAAGAATATGTAAAAACAATCAATGCTATTGAAATTAAAACCAAAGAATTTAAAAAATATGAAAAACTGGAATTAAATTTTGATTTATTTAAAGAAACTTTAAACAAATACTACGAAATCATGGAAGATTTAGAGAAAGTCTCTTACTATGCAATGCTTCAATTAGAAACAGATGTAACCAATAAAGATTCAAATAAAATATATTCCATATGTGTCAATTTAGCTACAAAAGTATCTAATACTACCTCATACTTTATGCCTAAAATACTAAAAACAGACGAAAAAAAAATTCAAGCTTGGATAAATGATCCAGAGCTTAAGGATAAAAAAATTGCAATTGAAAAAATACTAAGAGAAAAAAAACATATTTTAAGCGAACAAGAAGAAAAAATACTTGCTAACTACACCCCCCTTTACACATCTTATCAAAGCATATTCTCAGCATTAACAAATGCTGATATGGAATTTGGAGAGATCAATAAACACCCTTTAACCAATTCTACCTACACACTATTTTTACAAAACGAAGATCAAAAAATACGAAAAGAAGCCTTTTTAAGATTTTATCAAAAATACAAAAATAATGAAAATACGCTTGCTAATCTTATTATTTCAGACTTTAAGAAAAATCACTTCATTGCAAAGACAAGGAGGTTCCAAAATACTTTTTCAATGCAGCTCTTTTCAAACAATATTGATAAAAAAGTTTATACAAATTTAATCGAAACTGTCAATGAAAATTTACCTGTGCTTAATGACTATTATGAGTTTAGAAAAAAAGTCTTAAACCAAGAATATCTATATCACTACGATGTTTACGTACCATTAACAAAAGGAATAATATTTAAAAATTCATTTGAAGACGCTTGTGAGAAAATATTAAAATCTTTAGAGGTACTAGGAAATGAATATACAAAAATCTTAAGAAACGGTCTTTTAAAAGAAAGATGGGTTGATAAATACGAGAATACTGGAAAAAGATCAGGGGCTTTTAGCGCTGGATCATACAACGGAAAGCCTTATATACTTCTTAATTACAAAGACGAATCAATAAGAGACATGTTTACGCTTGCACATGAAGCAGGACATTCAATGCACTCTTACTTTAGCATAAAAAACAACCCATTCCCACACTATAATTATTCCATTTTTGAAGCAGAAATAGCATCAATAATCAATGAACAAATATTGGCAGAATATTTGCTTAAAAACGAAACCGATACTAACAAAATAAAATATATAAAACTAACACAAATTGACGACATGATTTCAACATTCTTTAGACAAACAATGTTTGCTGAATTTGAGTACATTATTCATGAAATGATTAGCAAAGAAGAACCTGTAGTAAAAGAAACACTAACAGAAACTTATATGAATTTGTTAAAAAAATACTTTGGACCTAGTCTAAAATTTGATGAATTAAGTCCCCTTGAATGCCTTAGAATTCCTCACTTTTATTCACCCTTTTATGTGTATCAATATGCTACAGGCATTGCAGCTGCTCTGTCAATATATAAAGGCATTAAAGAAAATAAAAAAGATGCAGTAGAAAATTATATAAAATTTTTAAAAACAGGTGGTTCTAAATATCCGCTAGATTCCTTAAATATTACCGGAGTAGATTTAACAAAAAAAGCAACAATAGAAAACACTATTAACATTTTCAAATGCAGACTTGAAGAGATAAAGAAAATATTCCAATAA
- the pcsA gene encoding phosphatidylcholine synthase produces the protein MKNINLILAWLVHIFTASGLIVGLYSIISIVNGNYSLLLKLTVIGLIIDGIDGTMARKLKVKELIPEIDGTLLDNITDYINYTFIPVIFFYLGEFIEEKYKVAICIGILLSSAYQFSRTDAKTNDNYFRGFPSLWNLFVILNIIFKMEQITNLITMSICIITSFIPIKFIYPSKTKELRKITIPITIISCLIFVVSIFSELSTTALKMAKTVLILYFAYLTLASIYLTYKTRNR, from the coding sequence GTGAAAAATATCAATTTGATTTTAGCTTGGCTTGTACATATTTTTACAGCATCTGGCTTGATTGTAGGACTTTACTCAATAATTTCAATTGTAAACGGTAATTATTCTCTTCTTTTAAAGTTAACAGTAATAGGGCTTATCATAGATGGAATTGACGGAACTATGGCAAGAAAACTTAAGGTTAAAGAATTAATACCCGAAATTGATGGCACTCTACTTGATAATATTACAGACTATATAAACTATACATTCATACCCGTTATATTTTTTTATTTAGGAGAATTTATTGAAGAAAAATATAAAGTCGCCATTTGCATCGGAATTTTACTCTCATCAGCATACCAATTCTCAAGAACAGATGCAAAAACAAATGATAACTACTTTAGGGGATTTCCTTCCCTATGGAATCTCTTTGTGATATTAAACATAATCTTTAAAATGGAACAAATAACAAATCTTATTACAATGTCAATATGCATTATAACAAGCTTTATTCCAATAAAATTTATTTACCCATCAAAAACCAAAGAATTAAGGAAAATTACCATACCAATAACAATAATAAGTTGCCTAATATTTGTTGTATCAATATTTTCAGAGCTGTCCACAACAGCGTTAAAAATGGCAAAAACGGTTCTTATCCTTTACTTTGCATATTTAACTTTAGCAAGCATATATTTAACTTATAAAACAAGAAATAGATGA
- a CDS encoding DedA family protein — MTKMYINTIIEYIDSNIAYSPIVFFSLLILAGLNVPISEDAIVLMGGILSSRKNEYTILIFLGIFWGAYLGDIISFYIGKLMGNKLFKNKKDNNLLDKINYYYGQYGVLTLFIGRFIPFGVRNAIFMSAGMGNMKSNLFIVSDFFATLLSIVVYFTLSFKLGQSFEIIFSKIKIIIFAIFIAVIATTIIIYVIKKNKKVDKNLK; from the coding sequence ATGACAAAAATGTATATAAACACAATAATAGAATATATTGATTCAAACATAGCTTATTCCCCAATAGTATTTTTTTCGTTACTAATTTTAGCAGGACTTAATGTTCCTATTTCTGAGGATGCAATAGTACTAATGGGTGGAATTTTATCTAGTCGAAAAAATGAATATACTATATTAATATTTTTAGGAATTTTTTGGGGAGCCTATCTTGGAGACATAATATCTTTTTACATTGGGAAATTAATGGGAAATAAATTATTTAAAAACAAAAAAGACAATAACCTGCTTGACAAAATAAATTACTATTATGGTCAATATGGGGTATTAACTTTATTTATAGGAAGGTTTATACCCTTTGGAGTTAGAAACGCAATATTTATGTCAGCAGGAATGGGAAATATGAAATCTAATCTATTTATTGTTTCTGACTTCTTTGCAACTTTGCTCTCAATAGTTGTTTATTTTACTCTAAGCTTCAAACTAGGTCAATCATTTGAAATAATATTTTCAAAAATAAAAATAATTATATTTGCAATATTTATCGCTGTAATAGCAACAACAATAATAATCTACGTAATTAAAAAAAATAAAAAAGTTGACAAAAATTTAAAATAA